The genomic stretch GATATGGTCTTCGACGGTGCCGATGTCAAAAGATTATTGGGATTTAATTCTACAAAGATAAGTTGGAAAATTTCGGCAATAACTTTCGAGGTTATGGGGAAGGGCCATGGGCTGGGTATGTGTCAGCACGGGGCACGTACTATGGCACTTATGGGTTTTCCATTGGATGAAATTTTAAAGTTCTACTTTACCGGCGTTGAATTATCGGAATTGAAAGCGCCTACTGTGGCAAAACCCCTTTTCGGCAAAATAATAGCTATTGATCCAGGGAGAGGAGGAGATGCCAACCACTGCGGGCCGATGGGATTGTCTGAAGGGTACGTAAACTTAGAGATAGCAAGAAGTCTCGAATCATTGTTAAAAAAGGAAGGAGCCCGGGTGGTGATGACCAGAGATAAAAACGAATACAAGAGTCTCCACGAGAGGGCTAGAGTAATAAACGATAGCAATGCGGATATTGCTGTAATCATCCATCAAAATTGTTGGGAGGACGAAAAATCCGGCGGCACAGAACTATTCTATTTGCCTGGAGACGAAAAGGGCAGGAGGCTTTCGCTTTGTATTCATAAGGAACTTATTTCAGAATTGAAGCTGAAGGATTTAGGAGTGAAAGAAGCGGACCTTTATCTCTTGAGGGAAACCCGAATACCTTCGACGTTGATTAACGTTGCATGTTTGAGCAATCCGGAAGAAGAGAGATTGCTCTCAGAGAGAGAATTTAGAGAAAGGGCGGCTTATGCTATATTAACCGGAATAATAGCGTATTATCAGGGCCATTTTAGTTAAAAGGCCTTATTTTTTTGCAATAAAACAGTTGACAAAAGACATAATGGCTGCTAAAATATTATAATATTTGACATCACGGGAAATTAATGATATAATTTATTACGTATTTTGTATTTTTGTGAGGTGAGGTTTATGGCCACCGAGAACACTCTCCTCAAAATAAAAAAGAGCATTGAGCCTTATGTCGGGAAGAGGGTCAAGATTAAAGCTAATCGGGGGCGAAAGAAGATTTTCGAACAGGAAGGTATATTGGAAAAGGTATATCCAAGCATCTTTGTTGTGAGAGTTGAGGATGCGCCAGATTCAATAAGGCGCATATCGTATAGCTATTCGGACATCCTTACCGAAACCGTCCAGCTTATGCCCTGTTTGAAAGAAAAAAGTGCCAATTAGTCCTTAAAAGGACTTTTTTTTTAAATTTAAAACAAAACCTCCCTTTGCTGAATAATTATATACTAAACTGGCCTTTTACCGGCAAAGGGGGGTCTTTGTGTTACGGGCTGAAAGAGTGCTCAGGCGCTATGAAAAAAAGCTTTTTTCGATAGAAAATGTAGTGGGGACTGGCTTGGGCTACAAGATAGTAGAGGGTAGGACTACTAACGAGCCTGCTGTCATCGTCCTCGTTAAGAAGAAAAAACCTGAAAGAGAGTTGCCGAGAAGCCAAATTTTGCCCAAAAAACTCGAAAATGTGATGACCGACGTGATAGAAGTGGGCGAGGTGAGATTTCTCGATGTCAGGACGCAAAAAACAAGACCGGCTATGCCTGGTGTGAGCATAGGGCATTATAAAGTTACAGCAGGAACTTTTGGCGCGGTGGTCAAAGATGAAGCAACGGGGGAGCCTCTAATATTGTCAAACAATCACGTGCTTGCCAATGCTACAAATGGCAGAGACGGCAGGGCCTCCATAGGAGACCCCATACTGCAGCCCGGCCCTTATGACGGTGGGGGGGCGGAGGACGTCATAGCCCACCTTTACAGGTTTGTTCCAGTTGAGAAGGATTTAGCTCCCAGCAGGTGCTCCGTAGCAAAAAGGGGTGAAAATTTTATAAATTTTTTTCTAAAGTTCCTGAAACCGGACTATAAGGTGGCATTCCTGAAACAAAAACCAGCGTATAATTTTGTAGATGCTGCGGTAGCAAAACCTGTAGATCCCGACTACGTCAAAGCCGAAATTATGGAGCTAGGCGAGATCAAAGGCTTAGCAGAGCCCAGCATAGGAATGACTTTAATAAAAAGCGGCCGTACCAGCGGCGTATCAAAGAGCGAGATAAGAGCTCTTAGTGTGAGGATAAGGGTGATTATGAGCCCGGGAGAAGAAGCTACCTTCCATGACCAGTTGCTTGCGGGTCCGATGGCACAACCGGGTGACAGTGGTTCGCTTGTGGTAAATGAAAAGATGGAAGCGGTAGGGCTGCTTTTTGCTGGATCTGAGGTGGCTACCTTGATCAATCCAATATCGCTGGTGCTTAAGCTCTTGGGAGTCAAATTTTATTAAAATATGCCATTGAAGGGTATACAACCCATTGGCAGGATATTCGGCGACGAAGCGATTTTTGATGAATAAGGGGATAGACATTCCCCTTATCCTGTTTTTATGGAGATATCGGCGGATTGTTCAATAAAAGATAAAAAGATATAATAGATGAGAAATCCGGCTTGGGAGGCGGTAAGAATGAAAAAAACTCTGAAATATTTTGCAGCGCTTATTTTGATCGTCTTTCTTGCAGTGCTTCCTGCAGTAGCCTTTGCTTCTGGATGGGTAAACCTTAAGGTAACCTATAACGGCACCGTAAAGGTTTTTCGCATTCCGATCGAAAGCGTGTTAAAGAGCGGAAAATATATGTTCACATTAAATGTTTCGAAGTTTTTCGAACTAAAGCCTCAAAACCAATCCAATACACAGGACAGCAAACCGAACGATAAGCAGGAAACTACCCAAGTCCAGGGTCTAACGGCCGATGAAAAACAAATGCTGGATTTAGTAAACGCCGAAAGAACTAAAGCGGGATTAAAGCCCCTTCAAATTGACATGAGATTGGTGGAACTTGCAAGAAAGAAAAGCAAGGACATGATTCTGAACAATTACTTCGGCCACACATCCCCTGTCTACGGAACGCCGTTTGATATGATGAAGTCAGCGGGCATAACTTACAAATACGCGGGGGAAAACTTGGCAGGAGCTCCTAACGTCTTTAAAGCCCATGAGGGTTTGATGAACAGTCCGGGCCACCGGGCCAATATCTTGAGTCCCAACTATAACCGCATTGGCATAGGGGTCGTTGAAGGCGGGCCGTACGGAAAAATGTTCACTCAGCTTTTTATAGGAACAGAATAAAGTTTTTCACAGGTGTGTATTTCCTGTGGATAACATGTGGATATTGTGAGTAATTTTTTAGATTTTAACCCGCAGAAAAATTAGGCGGGTTTTTTTATTTTCACATTTTCTTTTTAAATTCATATACTGTTATTGCCCCGGAATGGGGAAGGGTTTTTAAACTTGTTTAAAGAGGTGGGGTTCGTGGCGTTTTTCTCGTTGGCTGTGGTTCTCGGCATTTTTATTGTGGTAATCTACCTGTATTACAGGGAAAATTTAATATCGAAAGATTGTGGGAGAAAACATTCTAATGACGAATTGCAATATCCTATTCCCAAGTTTCCGCAAGATGAAATAATAGACCTTCCGAAAACTCCGCAGCGAAAGGGTGAAACAAAGAATGATGATATTGAAAATTTACTCCAATAATATCACGTTTTTAAAGACGGGTGTCGAGGGATGTCCGTCTTTGTTTTTCGGTGGAACATATTTCTCCGGCCTTACATATATATTATTAGAGGTTTTACAAAAGGAGGGGAGTCTATGGGAGTAAGATTAGATAAACAATTGGTTAAAGTAGATCAGGTGGTCGGAGAAGATAAAGTGCAGGCTATCGTAGAAGGTTCGATAATGCTTCCTTACGGCAAGCCAGATATAGAAAAGGTGCTGTCGGTAGAAGCAAAAGTGAATACGGAGAACCTGGATGTAAACGTCATAGACGACAAAGTTGTAATAGAAGGCTATGTTGACGTTGAAGCGCTTTATGTCGGAAAAGTTCCTGCCGAATCCCAGCCGGTCCATTTTGTAGAAGGGAATGTGGATTTCAGTGTTTTTGCTAAAATTCCAGGTGCCAGGAAAAACATGGACGTCAAGGTAAAAGGCCGGGTAGAACACGTGCAGTTTTTCCAAAATAACACAAGGCCCCGTGAAATCGAAGTGAGGATTATTGTGGAATTTTTCGTGAAAGTAACAAAGAGGGTACAGCTTGAGATAGTGGTTGGTGCCACGGGGCCTGCGGACCTCCAGGTATTAAAAGAAAGCATACGGATTGACCACGTAGTTGGCGAAGGGAGGGCGCAGAAGGTAGTAAAGAGCGAAGTCGACGTGCCGCCCAAAAAACCGGACATCCTCGAGATATTAAAGGCCGAAGGTAAAGTCAGGACCACGGAGACGAAGGCGCTTGACAACAAGGTTGTAATAGAGGGCGTTTTAGAGATTGATATCCTTTATGTAGGTGATGTCCGCGAAGGCCTTCCCCAGCAGCCGGTGCATTTTATGGAAGCCGAAATACCGTTCACAGAGTTCGTAGAAGTGCCGGATTGCAGGCATGACATGTCTAAAACAGTAAAAGTAAGCGTAGAACACATAAGAGCCCGAAAAAAGGATGAAAGAAGCATTACGGTGGAAGCTGTCCTTGATATAAAAGCAAAAGTT from Caldanaerovirga acetigignens encodes the following:
- the spoIID gene encoding stage II sporulation protein D, with product MRIMEGEEINVKIKMFDVVGKKENVLDMEKYVEGAVAFAMPAEFPLEALKAQAVCSRTIAVRRMTVFGGSGCRRHPGFEVCTDPEHCQGFLDEEERRILWGARFEEYSSKVKEAVMDTAGIILTYNGKPIEAVYHRACGGSTEDSENVWGNSVSYLRRVECDYCKNSAEWRTVRTFSEKQLKNKLGIALDEARFDKSRVPGIIDNVQSTKSGRIRKIKIGDMVFDGADVKRLLGFNSTKISWKISAITFEVMGKGHGLGMCQHGARTMALMGFPLDEILKFYFTGVELSELKAPTVAKPLFGKIIAIDPGRGGDANHCGPMGLSEGYVNLEIARSLESLLKKEGARVVMTRDKNEYKSLHERARVINDSNADIAVIIHQNCWEDEKSGGTELFYLPGDEKGRRLSLCIHKELISELKLKDLGVKEADLYLLRETRIPSTLINVACLSNPEEERLLSEREFRERAAYAILTGIIAYYQGHFS
- a CDS encoding Veg family protein, which produces MATENTLLKIKKSIEPYVGKRVKIKANRGRKKIFEQEGILEKVYPSIFVVRVEDAPDSIRRISYSYSDILTETVQLMPCLKEKSAN
- a CDS encoding CAP domain-containing protein, translated to MKKTLKYFAALILIVFLAVLPAVAFASGWVNLKVTYNGTVKVFRIPIESVLKSGKYMFTLNVSKFFELKPQNQSNTQDSKPNDKQETTQVQGLTADEKQMLDLVNAERTKAGLKPLQIDMRLVELARKKSKDMILNNYFGHTSPVYGTPFDMMKSAGITYKYAGENLAGAPNVFKAHEGLMNSPGHRANILSPNYNRIGIGVVEGGPYGKMFTQLFIGTE
- a CDS encoding DUF3794 and LysM peptidoglycan-binding domain-containing protein encodes the protein MGVRLDKQLVKVDQVVGEDKVQAIVEGSIMLPYGKPDIEKVLSVEAKVNTENLDVNVIDDKVVIEGYVDVEALYVGKVPAESQPVHFVEGNVDFSVFAKIPGARKNMDVKVKGRVEHVQFFQNNTRPREIEVRIIVEFFVKVTKRVQLEIVVGATGPADLQVLKESIRIDHVVGEGRAQKVVKSEVDVPPKKPDILEILKAEGKVRTTETKALDNKVVIEGVLEIDILYVGDVREGLPQQPVHFMEAEIPFTEFVEVPDCRHDMSKTVKVSVEHIRARKKDERSITVEAVLDIKAKVLEPKTIEVVEDLFSPSQRLDVKKTKVKVDKVIGEGENQIVVKETFKVPVEKPPIEQIFKTEARVKVTETQIIEDKVVVEGVLKLETLYVAEAPYCSPQQPVHFVENETPFTIFVEIPGAREDMALDYEVEVEHVSSKVDPNDSRRYEVRVVLKLVAKVTRMVQMDVVVDVEEAAEEEKKGEKKEYKDDKPYMTIYIVQKGDTLWKIAKRYNVTLDAIIKANNIANPDLIYPGQKLIIPRQMH